In Oryza glaberrima chromosome 8, OglaRS2, whole genome shotgun sequence, the following are encoded in one genomic region:
- the LOC127782394 gene encoding uncharacterized protein LOC127782394, translated as MAAEEAASSGGGVEVREAELAVEEAPAATSEGRVGEAVSDPFVVAGSDLSGEASNLEAKPDPAVLGEGGEAVESNAAPGCAETVHEEDGVDGGCEAGAVEEEDAPMAIGHVLPEAPVANGHVHSEAAPATETAEIAGSVEDGMNGRIADEHDHPDTSIAESKGCVVEKVNGKEAAPEIADSSVLVEEGVDGQELEGVDDRIAGEHDHTYTSTVESEVHDDSLIKQVDADATGLMEQEAISSEQDGSDVPIENGHTHVGVSADCGEGAKSDVQVDQSNIEEANANSVKPVEEVAALIQDGLGGPVSNGHGHVDASGHGYGTGADLDVKGSNSKGEDTETFEELVTATVDYDRSDIAMANGHDQVERSFDSGEVETKSEVCDSKEKSGECATDAMELVKQEATTGEQGTEAVSVVNGCDHPNTNADSDEAPMQILVTSKESGIVQSVVEVVESVHLEGTLKIDQQTEGDQKVANKKVTEEEILTNGYEQGDAKVANKEVPEEEILTNGHEHVEESAGITSVLEPLVGDGQQDFIAVNLLENRADDNREDALEDAFTSGIDEAAITSGVDEAAMEADASTVEKNDDTAIDGTETKEKHEKTNGDILQGLDLSKDNVECGVNGDEVSTFQPVESISCSTVEIEREEISDQQQTSASLQDAEQALSATNGNHLSDNSELKQESDMEDIDGANLCADPGVVPALHGETTSSDLPDNDGAEVENSTPACDLGASSGAPTGDNDSKENSAAAVAQVEDVPSQDDAQVEEDVPSQDDDNCPADGAPGEICSENANAFTTSSCVAETEYVQDIASTTVDIIHDKHNDDDENINTDITGNHSEPKLEINIDNEDRGDIQVIKPYPVYLMKVPRFMSESHWEKIQDAQICLDELTQKRDAINVLRQKKKALCDDYREKLEAARQEERGARTAHGDKRNDLNSVQSMIGRMNRANSIQEIDDMIAMKERIIAHESISLKEEKRLLQDIKELKAQKKQLSSNMGSKAEMGEAFEQKEHIHEQQKILKKDSDVLLTNLKSLEDKTRFIKKAFDDERDALRKLTEEHQAAHEVRQKAYDEWFELKKEPGRKNKFFFMYRKDSRAAKEYVDNGDMKGLVLFCNNQVESFMVLWNKDDDFRRQYVESNKNSTLRRLGTSDGRKLGPDEVPPEIPRYSNRMQSNPPLLPVPSTHASASASEATPAKPASPVTVVEEKTFPVLQSSQSSKPSKPKVVGNSSSKDTPGAPIPEREDVEKSEKEKKRRTEQELELSRQAAELAIREEELRQEKAATEKERLRLEQKAKAKEAEERKRRKAEKALERAEFRAKKEAELMEKRRAKRDRTRGSTSADSGSGSGEANAEATVTNDAYSSTIENSRVDLSQHRALKKRPPTLKQLNKMEPMPLPLRNKGRRKMRQYIMVAVAAVISVLALVVASKYVPSNFRASSS; from the exons atggcggcggaggaggcggcgagtagcggcggcggggtggaggtGCGGGAGGCGGAattggcggtggaggaggcaccGGCCGCGACCTCGGAGGGGCGCGTGGGCGAGGCGGTGAGCGACCCGTTCGTGGTTGCGGGCAGCGATCTCTCTGGGGAGGCCTCGAATCTGGAGGCCAAGCCAGATCCGGCTGTCCTCGGGGAGGGCGGGGAGGCGGTGGAGTCCAATGCAGCACCGGGTTGTGCCGAGACTGTTCATGAGGAGGATGGTGTAGATGGTGGATGTGAGGCtggggcggtggaggaggaggatgctcCCATGGCGATCGGGCATGTGCTCCCCGAAGCTCCCGTGGCGAACGGGCATGTGCACTCTGAGGCGGCGCCTGCTACTGAGACAGCTGAGATCGCTGGATCGGTTGAGGATGGGATGAATGGTAGGATAGCGGATGAGCATGATCATCCTGATACGAGTATTGCGGAATCCAAGGGTTGTGTGGTAGAGAAGGTTAACGGTAAAGAGGCTGCCCCTGAGATCGCTGATAGTTCTGTATTGGTAGAAGAAGGCGTGGATGGCCAGGAGCTGGAGGGGGTGGATGATAGGATAGCTGGTGAGCATGATCACACCTATACGAGTACCGTAGAATCCGAAGTTCATGATGACAGTTTGATTAAACAAGTGGATGCGGATGCAACTGGGTTGATGGAGCAGGAGGCCATCAGTAGTGAACAGGATGGTTCAGATGTTCCAATAGAAAATGGGCACACTCATGTAGGCGTAAGTGCTGATTGTGGTGAAGGTGCAAAGTCTGATGTTCAAGTTGATCAAAGCAACATTGAAGAAGCTAATGCCAATTCTGTGAAACCAGTGGAGGAGGTAGCTGCTCTAATTCAGGATGGTTTAGGTGGTCCCGTGTCCAATGGGCATGGTCACGTAGATGCAAGTGGTCATGGTTATGGGACTGGTGCGGATTTAGATGTTAAGGGCAGCAATAGCAAAGGGGAAGACACTGAAACATTTGAGGAGCTGGTTACAGCTACTGTAGATTATGACCGGTCAGATATTGCTATGGCTAATGGACATGATCAAGTGGAGAGGAGTTTTGATTCTGGTGAAGTTGAGACCAAGTCTGAGGTATGTGATAGCAAGGAAAAATCCGGAGAATGTGCTACTGATGCCATGGAACTTGTCAAGCAGGAAGCAACCACTGGAGAACAGGGCACAGAAGCTGTATCTGTGGTCAATGGATGTGATCATCCAAACACAAATGCTGATTCTGATGAAGCTCCTATGCAGATTTTGGTTACCTCCAAGGAAAGTGGCATAGTACAAAGTGTTGTGGAGGTCGTGGAAAGTGTGCATCTTGAAGGAACCCTTAAGATTGATCAACAAACAGAGGGGGATCAAAAGGTAGCTAACAAGAAGGTTACTGAAGAAGAGATCCTTACTAATGGGTATGAGCAGGGGGATGCAAAGGTGGCTAACAAGGAGGTTCCTGAAGAAGAGATCCTTACTAATGGGCATGAGCATGTGGAAGAGAGTGCCGGAATTACTTCAGTGTTGGAACCTTTGGTTGGCGATGGACAGCAGGATTTCATAGCTGTTAATCTGTTGGAGAATAGAGCTGATGACAACAGGGAAGACGCCTTGGAAGACGCATTTACGTCTGGGATAGATGAGGCTGCCATTACGTCTGGGGTAGATGAGGCTGCCATGGAAGCAGATGCTTCGACTGTAGAGAAAAATGATGACACTGCCATTGACGGTACtgagacaaaagaaaaacatgagaAGACAAACGGTGATATTCTACAAGGTCTTGATTTGTCCAAGGATAACGTTGAGTGTGGTGTCAATGGGGATGAGGTCAGCACTTTTCAACCCGTAGAATCGATATCGTGTTCAACTGTTGAAattgagagagaggagatcagTGATCAACAACAAACATCTGCTTCCTTACAAGACGCTGAGCAGGCGCTCTCAGCTACAAATGGCAATCATCTATCTGATAACAGTGAACTGAAGCAAGAGTCTGATATGGAGGATATTGATGGTGCTAATCTTTGTGCTGATCCTGGAGTGGTTCCTGCTTTACATGGTGAGACAACATCCTCAGATTTGCCTGATAATGATGGGGCTGAAGTTGAAAATTCAACTCCTGCTTGTGATTTGGGAGCTTCAAGTGGTGCACCCACAGGAGATAATGATTCTAAAGAAaactctgctgctgctgttgctcaaGTTGAAGATGTCCCTTCGCAAGATGATGCTCAAGTTGAAGAAGATGTCCCTTCGCAAGATGATGACAATTGCCCTGCTGATGGGGCACCTGGTGAGATTTGCTCTGAAAATGCAAATGCATTCACTACATCTTCTTGTGTGGCTGAAACGGAATATGTGCAAG ATATAGCATCTACAACTGTTGACATAATTCATGATAAGcacaatgatgatgatgaaaacaTAAACACAGATATAACTGGAAACCATAGTGAGCCGAAATTAGAAATCAATATCGATAATGAAGACAGAGGAGATATACAAGTTATTAAACCATATCCGGTTTATCTGATGAAAGTTCCAAGATTTATGAGTGAATCTCATTGGGAAAAGATACAAGATGCCCAAATTTGTCTGGATGAGTTGACACAAAAGCGAGATGCAATTAATGTTctgaggcaaaagaagaag GCTTTGTGTGATGACTACCGAGAGAAACTGGAAGCTGCACGTCAAGAAGAAAGAGGAGCTAGAACTGCACATGGTGATAAAAGAAATGATTTAAATAGTGTGCAATCAATGATCGGAAGGATGAACAGAGCAAATTCAATTCAAGAAATTGATGACATG ATTGCAATGAAGGAAAGGATCATAGCACATGAATCTATTTCTTTGAAAGAAGAGAAACGTCTTCTTCAAGATATCAAAGAACTAAAAGCTCAAAAAAAGCAGCTGTCTTCCAATATGGGCTCAAAAGCAGAAATGGGTGAAGCATTCGAACAGAAAGAGCATATTCATGAGCAGCAAAAG aTTCTGAAGAAGGACTCTGATGTACTTCTGACTAATTTGAAGTCCCTGGAGGATAAAACAAGATTTATTAAGAAAGCTTTTGATGATGAAAGAGATGCTCTTAGAAAATTAACTGAAGAACACCAAGCTGCTCATGAAGTACGTCAAAAGGCCTATGATGAGTGGTTTGAGCTGAAAAAGGAACCGGGCAGGAAG aACAAGTTCTTTTTCATGTACAGGAAGGATAGTAGAGCTGCAAAAGAGTATGTAGACAATGGTGACATGAAAGGACTTGTGTTATTTTGCAACAATCAG GTAGAAAGTTTCATGGTGTTGTGGAACAAGGatgatgattttcgcaggcagtATGTTGAATCAAACAAGAATAGCACGCTGCGAAGACTAGGGACCTCAGATGGAAGAAAACTTGGCCCTGATGAGGTTCCTCCAGAAATTCCAAGATATTCCAACAGAATGCAGAGCAATCCACCTCTCCTGCCTGTTCCAAGCACACATGCGTCCGCTTCAGCTTCAGAAGCAACACCCGCAAAGCCTGCTTCACCAGTAACAGTTGTAGAAGAGAAAACATTTCCAGTTTTGCAAAGTTCCCAGAGCAGCAAGCCTTCTAAGCCTAAAGTTGTTGGTAACTCTTCCAGTAAAGACACACCTGGAGCTCCAATTCCTGAAAGAGAAGATGTAGAAAAatctgaaaaggaaaagaagcgTAGGACGGAACAGGAGTTGGAGTTGTCACGGCAGGCGGCAGAGTTGGCTATCAGGGAGGAGGAATTAAGACAGGAGAAAGCTGCAACTGAAAAGGAACGTCTCCGATTGGAGCAAAAGGCAAAAGCTAAGGAAgctgaagagaggaagaggcggaAAGCAGAAAAGGCCCTGGAAAGAGCTGAATTCAGAGCAAAGAAGGAAGCGGAACTAATGGAAAAG AGGAGAGCAAAAAGGGATAGAACAAGAGGATCAACATCTGCAGACTCCGGAAGTGGTAGTGGTGAGGCCAATGCGGAAGCTACAGTGACTAATGATGCTTATTCTAGCACCATAGAGAACAGTCGAGTAGATCTTTCTCAACATAGAGCTCTGAAGAAGAGGCCCCCTACACTTAAGCAGCTGAATAAGATGGAGCCGATGCCATTGCCACTGCGTAACAAGGGCAGAAGGAAGATGCGTCAATATATTATGGTGGCTGTGGCTGCAGTGATCTCGGTGCTTGCTTTGGTTGTGGCAAGCAAATATGTACCCTCCAATTTTAGGGCATCATCGTCCTAA
- the LOC127782417 gene encoding calvin cycle protein CP12-3, chloroplastic-like, which produces MASPSLSSLFSAAAPLAGGGGGAGVRTLGSPASVRPVSHQQRRRRLVVASVKWRYKGTARKEAALSELIERKVAEATEACAGEAAGEAGCRVAWDEVEEVSQAKADLRRRIAEGADDPLEPFCSHNPLADDCAVVYDDDDE; this is translated from the coding sequence ATGGCGtcgccttctctctcctccctcttctccgcGGCGGCTCccctggccggcggcggcggcggcgccggagtacGCACGCTCGGATCGCCCGCGTCCGTCCGGCCGGTCTCACACcagcagcggaggcggcggctggtaGTAGCGTCCGTGAAGTGGAGGTACAAGGGGAcggcgaggaaggaggcggcgctgtCGGAGCTGATCGAGCGGAaggtggcggaggcgacggAGGCGTGCGCCGGGGAAGCCGCCGGGGAGGCGGGGTGCCGGGTGGCGTgggacgaggtggaggaggtgagcCAGGCGAAggccgacctccgccgccgcatcgccgagGGCGCCGACGACCCCCTCGAGCCCTTCTGCTCCCACAATCCCCTCGCCGACGACTGTGCCGTCgtctacgacgacgacgacgaatga